A genomic segment from Bradyrhizobium sp. ISRA430 encodes:
- a CDS encoding transcriptional regulator: MSRTPLHPTREQIELPMVLDCLGDPIRLAIVYQLAQQERGSSELRCGDFSGLGAKSNLAYHFAKLRECGLTQTRIVGTSRLTKLRRADLEARFPGLLDAVINSAAKDADRLLLLSECDVVEVD, encoded by the coding sequence ATGAGCCGCACCCCACTGCATCCCACCCGAGAGCAGATCGAACTCCCGATGGTTCTGGATTGCCTGGGCGATCCGATCCGGCTTGCGATCGTCTATCAGCTCGCCCAGCAAGAACGTGGCAGCAGCGAGCTGCGCTGCGGCGATTTCAGCGGCCTCGGGGCAAAGTCGAATCTTGCCTATCACTTCGCTAAGCTGCGCGAATGCGGATTGACGCAGACCCGCATCGTCGGCACCAGCCGGCTGACGAAGCTCCGCCGCGCGGATCTGGAGGCGCGCTTCCCAGGTCTGCTCGATGCCGTGATCAACTCCGCCGCCAAAGACGCCGATCGGCTTCTGCTTCTGTCCGAGTGCGACGTGGTGGAGGTTGACTGA
- a CDS encoding class I SAM-dependent methyltransferase, with product MDDWIDYYDSTHTIYVSKLHRDLHFQIIARDIISYIPSPDATVLDYACGEALSAGEVATACGKLILAEPAPGVRGRLIARFAPNTKIRVRSLEDVRKMQEQSVDLVVMNSVAQYMTADELDSALRNIRRLLRPSGKLVLGDILQPNVGMGRDVMALLSFGLRHGFLKDALIGLISTALSDYRHLRTRIGLQRYSEGEITAKLTAAGFAVQRAPANIGHNRWRMTFIARPPLVRG from the coding sequence ATGGACGATTGGATCGATTATTACGACTCCACGCACACGATCTATGTCAGCAAGCTGCATCGCGACTTGCACTTCCAGATCATCGCGCGGGACATCATCAGTTATATCCCGTCGCCCGACGCGACGGTGCTGGACTATGCCTGCGGCGAGGCGCTGTCGGCGGGCGAGGTGGCGACGGCCTGCGGCAAGCTGATCCTTGCCGAGCCTGCGCCCGGAGTCCGCGGCCGGCTGATCGCGCGGTTTGCCCCGAACACGAAAATCCGCGTCCGCTCGCTCGAGGACGTCAGGAAAATGCAGGAGCAGTCCGTCGATCTCGTCGTGATGAATTCGGTCGCGCAATACATGACGGCGGACGAGCTCGATTCCGCGCTTCGCAACATCCGCCGGTTGCTCAGACCGTCCGGCAAGCTGGTGCTCGGCGACATCCTCCAGCCGAACGTCGGCATGGGCCGCGACGTGATGGCGCTGCTCAGCTTCGGCCTGCGTCACGGCTTCCTCAAGGACGCGCTGATCGGGCTGATCAGCACCGCGCTGTCGGATTATCGTCACCTGCGTACGCGCATTGGGCTGCAGCGCTACAGCGAGGGTGAGATCACCGCCAAGCTGACCGCAGCCGGGTTCGCGGTCCAGCGCGCCCCTGCCAATATCGGCCACAACCGCTGGCGCATGACCTTCATCGCACGGCCGCCGTTAGTGCGCGGTTAG
- a CDS encoding DNA starvation/stationary phase protection protein — MSKANNKVSPDLDTPTDLSPQAVNKVSEALNVLLADAFALYLKTKNFHWHISGRHFRDYHLLLDEQSDQIFATTDQLAERVRKIGGTTLKSIGQVAKLQTIKDNNEPYVPPREMLRELMQDNKHVASAMRKAHEVCDEAGDVASASILEVFIDETERRTWFLFEASRQEGSNAA, encoded by the coding sequence GTGAGCAAAGCCAACAACAAGGTCTCGCCCGACCTAGACACCCCCACCGATCTGTCGCCCCAGGCGGTCAACAAGGTTTCGGAGGCACTCAATGTGCTTCTGGCCGACGCGTTCGCGCTCTATCTCAAGACCAAGAATTTCCACTGGCACATCAGCGGGCGGCACTTCCGCGACTACCACCTGCTGCTCGACGAGCAGTCGGACCAGATCTTCGCCACCACCGACCAGCTCGCCGAGCGGGTCCGCAAGATCGGCGGTACGACGCTAAAGTCGATCGGACAGGTCGCCAAGCTCCAGACCATCAAGGACAACAACGAGCCTTACGTACCGCCGCGTGAGATGCTGCGCGAACTGATGCAGGACAACAAGCACGTCGCTAGCGCGATGCGCAAGGCGCACGAGGTGTGCGACGAGGCCGGCGATGTCGCGAGCGCGAGTATCCTCGAGGTCTTCATCGACGAGACCGAGCGCCGCACGTGGTTCCTGTTCGAAGCCTCCCGCCAGGAAGGCAGCAACGCGGCGTAA
- the carA gene encoding glutamine-hydrolyzing carbamoyl-phosphate synthase small subunit: MTQHDNDPAWPDHKPTALLVLADGTVLEGFGLGAEDHAVGEVCFNTAMTGYEEILTDPSYAGQIITFTFPHIGNVGTNEEDIETVNMAATPGARGVILRTAITDPSNYRATRHLDAWLKARGIIGLSGIDTRALTALIRSKGMPNAVIAHSKNGEFDLHGLKEQAREWPGLEGMDLVPMVTSGQRFTWDETPWAWNNGFGRQDKPEFNVVAIDYGIKRNILRLLAGVGCKVTVVPATTSAEDILAMKPDGVFLSNGPGDPAATGKYAVPVIQDVIKSGTPTFGICLGHQMLGLAVGAKTKKMHQGHHGANHPVKDETTGKVEITSMNHGFAVDQATLPKGATQTHISLFDGSNCGIQLDGKPVFSVQYHPEASPGPRDSHYLFQRFADLMRQKKSA, translated from the coding sequence ATGACACAACATGACAACGATCCCGCTTGGCCGGACCACAAACCGACCGCGCTCCTCGTGCTCGCCGATGGTACGGTGCTCGAGGGCTTTGGTCTCGGCGCCGAAGACCACGCCGTCGGTGAAGTCTGCTTCAACACCGCGATGACCGGCTATGAGGAGATCTTGACCGATCCCTCCTATGCCGGACAGATCATCACCTTCACCTTCCCGCATATCGGCAACGTCGGCACCAACGAGGAAGACATCGAGACGGTGAACATGGCCGCGACGCCCGGCGCGCGCGGCGTGATCCTGCGCACCGCGATCACCGACCCCTCGAATTACCGCGCGACCAGGCACCTCGACGCCTGGCTCAAGGCGCGCGGCATCATAGGGCTCTCCGGCATCGACACCCGCGCCCTGACCGCGCTTATCCGCTCCAAGGGCATGCCGAATGCGGTGATCGCGCATTCGAAGAACGGCGAGTTCGACCTGCACGGCCTGAAGGAACAGGCACGCGAATGGCCCGGCCTGGAGGGCATGGACCTCGTGCCGATGGTTACCTCGGGCCAGCGCTTCACTTGGGACGAGACGCCCTGGGCGTGGAACAACGGCTTTGGCCGGCAGGACAAGCCGGAGTTCAACGTCGTCGCCATCGACTACGGCATCAAGCGCAACATTCTGCGCCTGCTCGCCGGCGTCGGCTGCAAGGTGACGGTGGTGCCGGCAACGACCTCGGCCGAAGACATCCTGGCGATGAAGCCCGACGGCGTGTTCCTGTCCAATGGTCCGGGCGATCCGGCCGCGACCGGCAAATATGCGGTGCCGGTGATCCAGGACGTGATCAAGTCCGGCACGCCGACATTCGGCATCTGCCTCGGCCACCAGATGCTGGGCCTTGCCGTCGGTGCCAAGACGAAGAAGATGCATCAGGGCCATCACGGCGCCAACCATCCCGTCAAGGACGAGACCACCGGCAAGGTCGAGATCACCTCGATGAACCACGGCTTTGCCGTTGACCAGGCGACGCTGCCGAAGGGCGCGACGCAGACTCATATCTCGCTGTTCGACGGCTCCAATTGCGGCATCCAGCTCGACGGCAAGCCGGTGTTCTCGGTGCAGTACCACCCCGAGGCCTCGCCGGGCCCGCGCGACTCGCATTATCTGTTCCAGCGCTTTGCGGACCTGATGCGGCAGAAGAAGAGCGCCTGA
- a CDS encoding GatB/YqeY domain-containing protein: MLRDDINNAVKEAMKAKDERKLSTLRMVNSTIKNADIEARGSGKPPLSDADLLGVLQKMIKQRQEAVELYDKGGRAELAAQERAEIAVISVYLPKQMSDDDVKKAISDVIAETGAAGMKDMGKVIAALKAKYTGQMDFGKASGLVKAALTG; the protein is encoded by the coding sequence ATGTTGCGCGACGACATCAACAATGCGGTCAAGGAGGCCATGAAGGCCAAGGACGAGCGCAAGCTCTCGACGCTGCGCATGGTCAACTCGACCATCAAGAACGCCGACATCGAGGCGCGCGGCAGCGGCAAGCCGCCGCTGTCGGATGCCGACCTGCTCGGCGTGCTCCAGAAGATGATCAAGCAGCGCCAGGAGGCGGTCGAGCTCTACGACAAGGGTGGCCGCGCCGAGCTCGCCGCGCAGGAGCGCGCGGAGATTGCGGTGATCTCGGTGTACCTGCCGAAGCAGATGTCGGACGACGACGTGAAGAAGGCGATTTCGGACGTCATCGCCGAGACCGGCGCGGCCGGTATGAAGGACATGGGCAAGGTGATCGCGGCGCTGAAGGCGAAGTACACCGGACAGATGGACTTCGGCAAAGCCTCTGGTCTCGTGAAGGCTGCGCTCACCGGATAG
- a CDS encoding acyl-CoA synthetase translates to MLTEAATYDELYRNFRWDIPARFNMAEACCDRHADGTGRLALVYVDENGTTSRTSFDEIAELSRRFANVLKADGLTRGDRVAVFLSQSLELPIAHMAAFRSGMISIPLFALFGEDALEFRLSNSQARAIITDEAGWEKLTKIRDRLPYLQDIYVTSGAVHAGAKPFWSAIETASEDFAPVDTSADDPALIIYTSGTTGNPKGALHAHRVVLGHLPNVEMCHNFLPRPGDLMWTPADWAWIGGLVNGLFAFWYHGIPLVGHRARKFEPQAAMQMMADLGVRNVFLPPTALKLMRQAGVKHPGVKLCSIFTGGESLGGELLGWVHETFGIDAHEVFGQTECNLVIGSNSNLFPIRPGSMGKATPGFDVRIVNDKGEEMPRGQRGIIGVRQPCPVTMIEYWRNPEATAKKYAGEFLLTGDLGVQDEDGYFWYVSREDDVITTAGYRVGPSEIEHTLMKHPSVAMAAVVGIPDPIRTESIKAWIVLRPGFAASDTLAREIQEFVKVQLAAHEYPRFVEFAETLPMTATGKVLRRELRARG, encoded by the coding sequence ATGCTGACCGAAGCCGCAACTTACGATGAGCTCTACCGCAACTTCCGCTGGGACATCCCGGCGCGATTCAACATGGCGGAGGCCTGTTGCGATCGCCACGCCGACGGCACCGGCCGCCTCGCGCTGGTCTATGTCGACGAGAACGGCACGACGAGCCGCACCTCGTTCGACGAGATCGCGGAGCTGTCGCGCCGCTTCGCCAATGTGCTGAAGGCCGACGGGCTGACGCGCGGTGACCGCGTCGCGGTATTCTTGTCGCAGTCGCTGGAACTGCCGATCGCGCATATGGCCGCGTTCCGTTCCGGCATGATCTCGATCCCGCTGTTCGCCCTGTTCGGCGAGGACGCGCTGGAATTCCGCCTGTCGAATTCGCAAGCAAGAGCCATCATCACCGATGAGGCGGGCTGGGAGAAACTCACGAAGATCCGCGATCGGCTGCCTTATTTGCAGGACATCTATGTCACGAGCGGCGCCGTCCACGCCGGCGCAAAACCGTTCTGGTCAGCGATCGAAACCGCATCCGAGGACTTTGCGCCCGTCGACACCTCCGCCGACGATCCCGCGCTGATCATCTACACCTCCGGCACGACCGGCAATCCCAAGGGCGCGCTGCATGCCCATCGCGTCGTGCTCGGCCATCTGCCGAACGTCGAGATGTGTCACAACTTCCTGCCGCGTCCCGGCGATCTGATGTGGACGCCGGCGGACTGGGCCTGGATCGGCGGACTCGTGAATGGCCTGTTCGCGTTCTGGTATCACGGCATTCCCTTGGTCGGTCACCGCGCGCGCAAATTCGAGCCGCAGGCGGCGATGCAGATGATGGCTGACCTCGGCGTGCGCAACGTCTTCCTGCCGCCGACGGCGCTGAAGCTGATGCGGCAGGCCGGCGTGAAGCATCCCGGGGTGAAGCTGTGCAGCATCTTCACCGGCGGTGAATCCCTTGGCGGCGAGCTTTTGGGCTGGGTGCACGAAACCTTCGGCATCGACGCCCATGAGGTGTTCGGCCAGACCGAGTGCAATCTCGTGATCGGCAGCAACTCCAATCTGTTTCCGATCCGCCCCGGCTCGATGGGCAAGGCGACGCCGGGCTTCGATGTCCGCATCGTCAACGACAAGGGCGAGGAAATGCCGCGCGGCCAGCGCGGCATCATCGGCGTGCGCCAGCCGTGCCCTGTCACGATGATCGAATATTGGCGCAATCCTGAGGCGACGGCGAAGAAATATGCCGGCGAATTCCTGCTCACCGGCGATCTCGGCGTGCAGGATGAGGACGGCTATTTCTGGTACGTCAGCCGCGAGGACGACGTCATTACCACCGCCGGCTATCGCGTCGGCCCCTCGGAGATCGAGCACACGCTGATGAAGCATCCATCGGTAGCGATGGCGGCGGTGGTCGGCATTCCCGATCCGATCCGCACCGAATCGATCAAGGCCTGGATCGTGCTGCGCCCCGGCTTTGCCGCAAGCGATACGCTCGCGCGCGAGATCCAGGAATTCGTCAAGGTGCAGCTCGCCGCCCACGAATATCCGCGCTTCGTGGAATTCGCGGAGACGCTGCCGATGACCGCCACCGGCAAGGTGCTGCGGCGCGAGCTGCGGGCGAGGGGATAA
- a CDS encoding SRPBCC family protein: MNLDQFKPLTVYTIYIASTPEKVWEALTTAEFSRKYFFGNAVEVEPRLGGAFTVRTPDGALHISGEVLAYDPPRKLSVTFNVNWPELVEKLGPTLVTYEIEQVGDAVRLTMSEGHDRPLSDDILAGGRSGWPAILSSLKSVLETGKPLVIKLGPPQRMLDALKAMGIKTP; the protein is encoded by the coding sequence ATGAACCTCGATCAGTTCAAGCCGCTGACGGTCTACACCATCTACATCGCCTCCACGCCCGAGAAGGTGTGGGAGGCGCTGACCACCGCCGAGTTCAGTCGGAAGTATTTCTTCGGCAATGCGGTCGAGGTCGAGCCGCGGCTCGGCGGCGCCTTCACCGTGCGCACGCCGGACGGGGCGCTGCACATCAGCGGCGAGGTCCTCGCCTACGACCCTCCGCGAAAGCTCTCCGTCACCTTCAACGTCAACTGGCCGGAGCTGGTCGAGAAGCTCGGACCGACGCTCGTGACCTACGAGATCGAACAGGTCGGCGACGCGGTCCGGCTCACCATGAGCGAAGGCCACGACCGGCCGCTCAGCGACGACATTCTGGCCGGCGGCCGCTCGGGCTGGCCGGCGATCCTGTCCAGCCTCAAGAGCGTACTCGAAACCGGCAAGCCACTGGTCATCAAGCTGGGCCCGCCGCAGCGGATGCTCGATGCGCTCAAGGCGATGGGAATCAAGACGCCGTAG
- a CDS encoding SRPBCC family protein, with product MARPEFIYVTYIETTPEKLWDALTKSEFTRQYWFDTEVRSDWKVGSSFALVMSGTTTDTGEILEADRPRRLSYTFKHEVNEEMRNEGPTKVVFTLEPWGSLVKLTVTHEGFAAGSKLLDGISKGWPAILSGLKSLLETGKAPTIPPAALGIEGFE from the coding sequence ATGGCCCGGCCCGAATTCATCTATGTCACCTATATCGAGACCACGCCGGAAAAGCTGTGGGACGCGCTCACCAAGAGCGAGTTCACCCGGCAATACTGGTTCGACACCGAGGTCAGGTCCGACTGGAAGGTCGGCTCGTCCTTTGCGCTGGTGATGAGCGGCACGACCACCGACACCGGCGAGATCCTCGAGGCCGACCGGCCGCGACGGTTGTCGTACACGTTCAAGCACGAAGTGAATGAGGAGATGCGGAACGAAGGACCGACCAAGGTGGTTTTCACGCTCGAGCCTTGGGGCAGCCTTGTGAAGCTGACCGTAACCCACGAAGGCTTCGCCGCAGGCAGCAAGCTGCTCGATGGCATTTCCAAGGGCTGGCCGGCGATCCTGTCCGGGCTCAAGAGCTTACTTGAAACCGGCAAGGCACCGACGATCCCGCCCGCGGCGCTTGGCATCGAAGGATTTGAATGA
- a CDS encoding SRPBCC family protein yields MSKPSYVYVTYIETSPEALWQALTDGDFTERYWFGHRIASDWKEGAPYRFTNNGNPTVEGEVITFDPTRRLAYSWYNRKPEAAGEGISRVSFDLEPRGKVVKLTVTHDELGEDGKTLRDISGGWPMVLSNLKSLLETGHTIGIVPPSYSKDAA; encoded by the coding sequence ATGAGTAAGCCGAGCTATGTCTACGTGACCTACATCGAGACCTCGCCCGAGGCGCTGTGGCAGGCCCTGACCGACGGCGATTTCACCGAACGTTACTGGTTCGGCCACCGCATCGCCTCCGACTGGAAGGAAGGCGCGCCGTACCGCTTCACCAATAACGGCAATCCAACGGTCGAGGGCGAGGTCATCACTTTCGATCCGACGCGGCGACTCGCCTATAGCTGGTACAATCGCAAGCCCGAAGCCGCGGGCGAGGGAATCTCGCGCGTCAGCTTCGATCTCGAGCCACGCGGCAAGGTCGTCAAGCTGACCGTCACTCATGACGAGCTCGGCGAAGACGGCAAGACCCTGCGCGATATCTCCGGCGGCTGGCCGATGGTGCTGTCGAACCTGAAGAGCCTGCTCGAGACCGGGCATACGATCGGAATCGTCCCGCCCAGCTACTCGAAGGACGCTGCGTGA
- a CDS encoding metalloregulator ArsR/SmtB family transcription factor — MDEVFKALADASRRLLLDRLHTKNGQTLNELCEGLEMTRQAVTKHLAILEEANLVTTFKHGREKLHYLNPVPIHQIGERWIRKFERGKLAALSELKRQLEKRDE; from the coding sequence ATGGATGAAGTCTTCAAAGCGCTGGCCGACGCGTCACGACGGTTACTCCTTGACAGACTTCACACCAAGAACGGTCAGACGTTGAACGAACTCTGCGAGGGCCTGGAGATGACGCGCCAGGCCGTCACCAAGCACCTTGCCATCCTCGAAGAGGCCAATCTGGTCACGACCTTCAAGCATGGCCGCGAGAAGCTGCATTACCTCAACCCGGTGCCGATCCATCAGATCGGCGAACGCTGGATCAGGAAATTCGAGCGCGGCAAGCTTGCCGCTCTCAGCGAGTTGAAACGTCAGTTGGAGAAACGCGATGAGTAA
- a CDS encoding LysE family translocator, with translation MSLQAYLAFVAACIALALLPGPIVTLVIANGLRHGTRAALTNVAGAQAGLAIVIGVVAIGLTSLMATMGYWFDWVRFAGAAYLIWLGIKLIWAPVEGVHVDEPPAPPRGGFFLQGFLVLLSNPKVLVFFGAFIPQFMDMNRDHFPQVALLGATFMVTAAMTDALYATLAGRARKFFSARRTRMLSRVSGGFMIGGGIWLALTRAK, from the coding sequence ATGTCCTTGCAAGCTTATCTCGCCTTCGTCGCCGCCTGCATTGCGCTGGCGCTGCTGCCTGGTCCGATCGTCACGCTCGTGATTGCCAATGGCTTGCGCCACGGCACCCGGGCGGCGCTGACCAATGTCGCGGGCGCGCAGGCCGGACTCGCGATCGTGATCGGCGTCGTCGCGATCGGCCTGACCTCGCTGATGGCGACGATGGGCTATTGGTTCGACTGGGTGCGCTTTGCCGGCGCTGCCTACCTGATCTGGCTCGGCATCAAGCTGATCTGGGCGCCGGTCGAAGGCGTCCATGTGGATGAGCCGCCGGCGCCGCCGCGCGGCGGCTTCTTCCTGCAAGGCTTTCTGGTGCTGCTGTCGAACCCGAAGGTGCTGGTATTCTTCGGCGCCTTCATCCCGCAGTTCATGGACATGAACCGCGACCACTTTCCGCAGGTCGCGCTGTTGGGAGCGACCTTCATGGTGACGGCGGCGATGACCGATGCGCTCTACGCCACGCTTGCTGGCCGTGCGCGAAAATTCTTTTCCGCGCGCCGCACCCGGATGCTGTCGCGCGTCTCCGGCGGCTTCATGATCGGCGGCGGAATCTGGCTGGCGCTGACCCGGGCGAAGTAG
- a CDS encoding N-formylglutamate amidohydrolase, with amino-acid sequence MTSDATSAPARLLGTNDADPVHEANRAGRSPFLLTSDHYGRLLPHALGDLGVAGSELTRHIAWDIGIAGVAERLADMLDAHLIAQRYSRLVIDCNRPPSVASSIPAISEATAIPRNEGLSAEEREARRREIFDPYHSRIDAVVSGRVHAKRPTVLVSLHSFTAVYAGVARPWHIGTLYHRDTVLPRLLLKHLRSEGDLVVGDNQPYAVSDITDYTIPVHGEARGLINTGIEIRQDLITDQSGQQQWAERLSRILGQIEAELRAEGLV; translated from the coding sequence ATGACTTCAGACGCAACGAGCGCGCCGGCTCGACTGCTGGGCACGAACGACGCCGATCCGGTTCATGAGGCCAATCGAGCGGGGCGATCTCCGTTCCTGCTCACCTCCGACCATTACGGGCGGCTCCTGCCGCACGCGCTCGGCGACCTCGGCGTAGCCGGAAGCGAGCTGACGCGGCACATCGCCTGGGACATCGGCATTGCCGGCGTTGCCGAACGATTGGCCGATATGCTCGACGCGCATCTGATCGCGCAGCGCTATTCGCGGCTCGTGATCGACTGCAACCGTCCGCCGAGCGTCGCAAGCTCGATCCCGGCGATCTCGGAAGCCACCGCCATCCCGCGCAATGAGGGGCTTTCGGCGGAGGAGCGCGAGGCGCGGCGCCGCGAGATCTTTGATCCCTATCACAGCCGCATCGATGCCGTCGTCAGCGGCCGCGTGCACGCCAAGCGGCCGACGGTGCTGGTGTCGCTGCACAGCTTCACGGCGGTCTACGCCGGCGTCGCCCGGCCCTGGCACATCGGCACGCTCTATCACCGCGACACGGTGCTGCCGCGCCTCTTGTTGAAGCATTTGCGCAGCGAGGGCGATCTCGTCGTCGGCGACAACCAGCCCTATGCCGTGAGCGATATCACCGACTACACCATCCCCGTACACGGCGAAGCCCGCGGCCTGATCAACACCGGAATCGAAATCCGCCAGGACCTGATCACCGATCAATCCGGCCAGCAGCAATGGGCCGAACGGCTGTCGCGGATCCTCGGCCAGATCGAAGCGGAGCTGCGCGCAGAGGGATTGGTGTAA
- a CDS encoding gamma-glutamylcyclotransferase family protein: protein MSSDLLFVYGTLMRGFDHPMARLLSMHADFLGEATCRGRLVLVKHYPGLLLSDTSSDLVHGELFRLRAPDELLRELDMYEACGESFPEPTEYLRKLIDVMIADGVATQAWTYIYNWPVTDLPLIESGRFLDH from the coding sequence ATGAGCTCCGATCTTCTCTTCGTCTACGGCACCTTGATGCGCGGCTTCGATCATCCGATGGCGCGGCTGTTGTCGATGCATGCGGATTTCCTGGGGGAGGCGACCTGTCGCGGCCGGCTCGTTCTCGTGAAGCATTATCCGGGGCTGCTGTTGTCGGACACGTCGTCGGACCTCGTCCATGGCGAGCTGTTCCGCCTGCGCGCGCCCGACGAGCTGCTGCGCGAGCTCGACATGTACGAAGCCTGTGGCGAGAGCTTTCCGGAGCCGACCGAATATCTGCGTAAGCTGATCGACGTGATGATTGCGGACGGCGTGGCCACTCAAGCCTGGACCTACATCTACAATTGGCCCGTGACCGACTTGCCGCTGATCGAGTCGGGCCGCTTTCTCGATCATTAG
- a CDS encoding chlorite dismutase family protein, giving the protein MFMTFRGGHSGGWRVTSMSSVTGDPLPFVPALSVTDSDAVSLPLVPSRNAWRLVGVASHPRYTTRAEREQLTAAQAGLGRPEATSAALIPIRKSQAWWELAPEERRKIFEDKSHHIASSLRFLPAIARQLYHSRDLGEPFDFLTWFEFTPADASMFEELVAMLRRTEEWTYVEREVDVRLVREVLSA; this is encoded by the coding sequence ATGTTCATGACGTTTCGAGGCGGCCATAGCGGGGGTTGGCGTGTCACCTCGATGTCATCAGTGACGGGCGACCCCCTGCCCTTCGTGCCGGCGCTGTCGGTGACGGACAGCGATGCGGTCTCGTTGCCGTTGGTGCCTTCGCGCAATGCGTGGCGGCTGGTCGGTGTTGCGAGCCATCCGCGCTACACCACGCGCGCCGAGAGGGAGCAGCTCACGGCCGCGCAGGCCGGGCTCGGCCGACCCGAGGCAACCAGCGCGGCGCTGATCCCGATCCGCAAGTCGCAAGCCTGGTGGGAGCTCGCGCCCGAGGAGCGGCGCAAGATCTTCGAGGACAAGTCGCACCACATCGCAAGCAGCCTGCGCTTCCTTCCCGCAATCGCGCGGCAGCTCTATCACTCTCGCGACCTCGGCGAGCCCTTCGACTTCCTCACCTGGTTCGAGTTCACGCCGGCGGATGCCTCGATGTTCGAGGAGCTGGTCGCGATGCTGCGGCGGACCGAGGAGTGGACTTACGTCGAGCGCGAGGTCGACGTGCGCCTGGTGCGGGAGGTGCTCTCAGCCTAA